A single window of Anomaloglossus baeobatrachus isolate aAnoBae1 chromosome 9, aAnoBae1.hap1, whole genome shotgun sequence DNA harbors:
- the ALKBH6 gene encoding putative RNA/DNA demethylase ALKBH6 isoform X1 gives MQTQISAAGLEAFLIDKAPRAAYYIPDYITAAEEEYLLRQVYNAPKPKWTQLSGRKLQNWGGLPHPRGMVPEKLPSWLQAYTDKISSLEVFGGSCANHVLVNEYNPGEGIMPHEDGPLYYPTVTTISLGSHTLLDFYLPLGGLSPEEENQVPRTEEQRHVLSLLLEPRSLFILREDLYKTYLHGIRPVTQDTLDHKVANLDQCTARAEETLPRRTRVSLTIRLVPKVMKAALFLGKRK, from the exons ATGCAAACCCAAATCTCTGCGGCCGGCCTGGAAGCCTTCCTTATAGACAAG GCTCCTCGTGCTGCTTATTACATCCCTGACTACATCACGGCGGCGGAGGAGGAGTATTTGCTGCGTCAG GTGTACAATGCTCCAAAGCCAAAATGGACCCAGCTGTCGGGGAGGAAACTGCAGAACTGGG GAGGTCTCCCTCACCCTCGAGGTATGGTGCCTGAGAAGCTTCCATCCTGGCTGCAGGCGTACACTGATAAGATCTCGTCCCTGGAGGTGTTTGGAGGGAGCTGCGCAAATCACGTGCTGGTGAATGAATACAATCCTGGGGAGGGGATCATG CCCCACGAGGACGGACCCCTGTACTACCCCACTGTCACCACCATCAGTCTGGGCTCTCACACGCTTCTTGACTTCTATCTTCCTCTCGGAGGACTGAGTCCTGAAGAGGAAAACCAG GTCCCTAGGACAGAAGAGCAGCGGCACGTTCTCTCCCTCCTGCTGGAGCCGCGGAGTCTTTTTATTTTACGCGAGGATCTGTATAAAACTTATCTCCATGGGATCCGGCCGGTGACGCAGGACACGTTAGACCACAAGGTGGCCAATCTGGATCAGTGCACGGCACGAGCCGAGGAGACGCTGCCTCGGAGGACGCGGGTCTCACTGACCATCAGACTCGTCCCCAAAGTGATGAAAGCGGCTCTGTTTCTAGGGAAGAGGAAGTGA
- the ALKBH6 gene encoding putative RNA/DNA demethylase ALKBH6 isoform X2 has product MDPAVGEETAELGTGGLPHPRGMVPEKLPSWLQAYTDKISSLEVFGGSCANHVLVNEYNPGEGIMPHEDGPLYYPTVTTISLGSHTLLDFYLPLGGLSPEEENQVPRTEEQRHVLSLLLEPRSLFILREDLYKTYLHGIRPVTQDTLDHKVANLDQCTARAEETLPRRTRVSLTIRLVPKVMKAALFLGKRK; this is encoded by the exons ATGGACCCAGCTGTCGGGGAGGAAACTGCAGAACTGGG TACAGGAGGTCTCCCTCACCCTCGAGGTATGGTGCCTGAGAAGCTTCCATCCTGGCTGCAGGCGTACACTGATAAGATCTCGTCCCTGGAGGTGTTTGGAGGGAGCTGCGCAAATCACGTGCTGGTGAATGAATACAATCCTGGGGAGGGGATCATG CCCCACGAGGACGGACCCCTGTACTACCCCACTGTCACCACCATCAGTCTGGGCTCTCACACGCTTCTTGACTTCTATCTTCCTCTCGGAGGACTGAGTCCTGAAGAGGAAAACCAG GTCCCTAGGACAGAAGAGCAGCGGCACGTTCTCTCCCTCCTGCTGGAGCCGCGGAGTCTTTTTATTTTACGCGAGGATCTGTATAAAACTTATCTCCATGGGATCCGGCCGGTGACGCAGGACACGTTAGACCACAAGGTGGCCAATCTGGATCAGTGCACGGCACGAGCCGAGGAGACGCTGCCTCGGAGGACGCGGGTCTCACTGACCATCAGACTCGTCCCCAAAGTGATGAAAGCGGCTCTGTTTCTAGGGAAGAGGAAGTGA